From Proteiniborus sp. MB09-C3, the proteins below share one genomic window:
- a CDS encoding anaerobic ribonucleoside triphosphate reductase yields the protein MITKIIKRDGREVPFNIEKIANAIFKASSSVGIKDYDAAFMLAEKTVDYIEKEMINVNPSVEMIQDIVEKILIENEWIETAKAYILYRAERTRLREMNTKIMKIYQDLTFKEAEDNDVKRENANIDGDTAMGTMLKYGSEGAKQFYNMFILKPEYSKSHKEGDIHIHDLDFLTLTTTCCQIDIEKLFRNGFSTGHGHLREPNDIQSYSALACIAIQSNQNDQHGGQSIPNFDYGMAPGVKKTYKKHYIKNLSSAIELLTDNKEAGIIVDNIVNAIEKEYNLVPNLKLEEEYIKIEEKLLLSHFQDMELVKKAQEFARSRAYTQTDRSTYQAMEAFIHNLNTMHSRAGAQVPFSSINYGTDTSLEGRMVVKNILLATEAGLGNGETPIFPIQIFKVKEGLNYNNGDINYDLFKLACRVSAKRLFPNFSFIDAPFNLKYYKEGKPETEIAYMGCRTRVIANEHDPSREIVYGRGNLSFTTINLPRIALKSNKNMDSFFSELDEKIDLVINQLMDRFEIQAGKKVKNYPFLMGQGVWIDSDKLSWEDEVREVLKHGTLTLGFIGLAECLKALTGKHHGESEESQKIGLNIIGHMRKRMDEASNKYKMNFSLIATPAEGTAGRFVNMDRKIFGTIEGITDRDYYTNSFHVPVYCETTAFNKIKIEAPYHELTNAGHITYVELDGDPSENIMAFEKIIRAMKENGIGYGSINHPVDRDPVCGYSGIIKNQCPGCGRQEGSIKFERIRRITGYLVGTLDRFNNAKRAEERDRVKHLSMK from the coding sequence GTGATTACTAAAATAATTAAAAGAGATGGGCGAGAAGTTCCATTTAATATTGAAAAAATAGCAAATGCAATATTCAAGGCTTCAAGCTCTGTGGGGATAAAGGATTATGATGCTGCATTTATGTTAGCAGAAAAAACAGTGGATTATATTGAAAAGGAAATGATTAATGTAAATCCATCAGTCGAGATGATACAGGATATAGTTGAGAAGATTCTTATAGAAAACGAATGGATTGAAACTGCTAAGGCGTATATACTTTATAGGGCAGAGAGAACTAGATTGAGAGAAATGAACACTAAGATTATGAAAATATATCAGGATCTAACCTTTAAAGAAGCGGAAGATAATGATGTAAAACGTGAAAATGCAAATATTGATGGAGATACAGCAATGGGAACTATGCTTAAATATGGCTCGGAAGGTGCAAAACAGTTTTACAATATGTTTATATTAAAGCCAGAGTATTCCAAGAGCCATAAAGAAGGAGATATACATATACATGATCTTGATTTTTTAACTCTTACAACTACCTGCTGTCAAATTGACATTGAAAAACTTTTTAGAAATGGATTCAGTACAGGGCATGGTCATTTAAGAGAGCCAAATGATATTCAAAGCTATTCTGCCCTTGCTTGTATAGCAATACAGTCAAATCAGAATGATCAGCACGGAGGTCAAAGTATTCCAAATTTTGACTATGGAATGGCTCCTGGAGTTAAAAAGACTTATAAGAAACACTATATTAAAAATCTATCTAGTGCTATAGAGCTGCTTACAGATAATAAAGAGGCTGGAATAATAGTAGACAATATCGTAAATGCAATTGAGAAGGAATACAATCTTGTGCCTAATTTAAAGCTAGAGGAAGAGTATATTAAGATTGAAGAAAAGCTTCTATTAAGCCATTTTCAAGATATGGAATTAGTAAAAAAAGCTCAAGAGTTTGCAAGAAGTAGAGCCTATACTCAAACAGATAGAAGTACATATCAAGCTATGGAGGCTTTTATACACAATTTAAATACTATGCACAGCAGAGCAGGAGCACAGGTGCCATTTAGTTCTATTAACTATGGTACAGATACATCCTTAGAGGGAAGAATGGTAGTTAAAAATATACTTTTAGCTACAGAGGCAGGTCTTGGCAATGGAGAGACTCCTATATTTCCTATACAGATATTTAAGGTGAAAGAAGGCTTGAATTATAATAATGGAGATATTAACTACGATCTATTTAAGCTTGCATGCAGAGTAAGTGCTAAAAGGCTATTTCCTAACTTCTCATTTATTGATGCTCCATTTAATCTTAAGTATTACAAAGAAGGTAAGCCTGAGACTGAAATAGCTTATATGGGTTGCAGAACAAGGGTAATTGCAAATGAACATGATCCATCAAGAGAGATAGTGTACGGAAGGGGAAACTTAAGCTTTACAACAATTAACCTTCCAAGAATAGCTTTAAAAAGCAATAAAAACATGGATAGTTTTTTTAGTGAGCTAGATGAAAAAATAGATTTAGTAATAAATCAGCTTATGGATAGATTTGAAATACAAGCAGGTAAAAAGGTTAAAAATTATCCCTTCCTTATGGGACAAGGCGTTTGGATTGATTCAGATAAGCTTAGCTGGGAGGATGAAGTTAGAGAGGTATTAAAGCATGGGACTCTCACTTTAGGCTTCATAGGATTAGCAGAATGTCTTAAAGCATTAACTGGAAAACATCATGGAGAGTCTGAAGAGTCACAAAAAATTGGACTTAATATTATTGGACATATGAGGAAGCGTATGGATGAAGCTTCAAATAAATATAAAATGAATTTTTCTCTAATTGCTACACCAGCAGAAGGTACTGCTGGAAGGTTTGTAAATATGGATAGAAAAATATTTGGTACTATAGAAGGAATTACAGATAGGGACTATTATACAAATAGCTTTCATGTGCCAGTTTATTGTGAAACAACCGCATTTAATAAAATAAAAATAGAAGCTCCATATCATGAACTTACAAATGCAGGACATATAACATATGTTGAGTTAGATGGAGACCCTTCTGAGAATATAATGGCATTTGAAAAAATTATAAGGGCCATGAAGGAAAATGGGATAGGATATGGTTCAATAAATCATCCGGTGGACAGGGATCCTGTGTGCGGCTATTCTGGAATAATCAAAAATCAATGTCCAGGATGCGGAAGACAGGAAGGAAGCATAAAATTTGAAAGAATCCGAAGAATCACAGGCTATCTAGTAGGTACCTTAGACAGATTCAATAATGCAAAAAGAGCAGAGGAGAGAGATAGAGTCAAGCATTTATCTATGAAATAA
- a CDS encoding methyltransferase domain-containing protein, with protein MNFNWNSDTIRWYQDANFYTGYNKKVAELIAPKLEGYSTFCDIGCGLGLVDLELSKHIESITCIDINNEAIHALKKNMKLRKITNIEPRLMDCEDIEESWDVIFISFFGSRNIERFLPNCKKLIAVVGKDNEEELFPRKYRTFKKNTYDKVEKELIDKGIPYCLDKALLKFGQPFISIEDAQRFVRTYSPEISQEDLEFFLSKRIVKTGEDEKEYPYIIPRKKTIGIFEIQGSLDK; from the coding sequence ATGAATTTTAATTGGAATTCAGATACCATTAGATGGTATCAAGATGCTAATTTTTATACAGGTTATAATAAAAAGGTTGCTGAATTAATTGCACCTAAATTAGAAGGCTACTCTACTTTTTGTGATATAGGCTGCGGCTTAGGTCTTGTGGATTTGGAGCTTAGTAAACACATTGAAAGCATTACTTGTATAGATATCAACAATGAAGCCATCCATGCTTTAAAGAAAAATATGAAATTAAGAAAAATTACAAATATTGAACCACGTTTAATGGACTGTGAGGATATTGAAGAAAGCTGGGATGTCATTTTTATAAGTTTTTTTGGAAGTCGTAATATAGAAAGATTTCTTCCTAATTGTAAGAAGCTTATTGCTGTTGTAGGAAAAGACAATGAAGAGGAACTATTCCCTAGAAAGTATAGAACATTTAAAAAAAATACATATGACAAGGTTGAAAAAGAATTAATTGACAAAGGAATACCTTATTGCCTTGATAAGGCTTTGCTGAAATTTGGTCAACCCTTTATATCCATAGAAGATGCCCAAAGATTTGTTAGAACCTATTCGCCAGAAATTAGTCAAGAGGATTTAGAATTTTTCCTATCTAAACGGATAGTTAAAACAGGTGAAGATGAAAAGGAATACCCATACATAATTCCTAGAAAGAAAACAATAGGTATATTTGAAATTCAAGGCAGCCTAGATAAATAA